GTGTTATCCGAACATCGCGCCGAGTCCGTCGCCGCCGTCGCCGCCGTCGTCGTCGTCGTCGGCGTCGTCAGCGTCGTCGGTCTCCTCGGCGTCTTCCGTGTCTTCGTCCGCCTGTTCCTCCTCGGCGTCGTCGTCGGCCGCCGGCTCAGTCGCCGGCGCGGCCTCGACGCCCTGAAGCTCCTCGGGGAGCGCCTCCTCGTCGTCGATCTGCGACGCGAGCGCGCGCAACTGGGCGTCGGCCTTCCCGATCAGGTCGGGCACGACGTCCGGGCTCTCGATCTCCGCGAACAGGCCGACGGACTTCGCCTCGCCGGACGCCTTCGCGAGAAGGGTGCCGGCGGTGGCGGCCGTCGGGTACGCGGCGTTGACGGAGAGGTTGCGCGCGGCGGCCGCGGCGGACTGGACGTCCGCGCGGTACTCGTCGACGTCGATTTCGAGCTCGTCCGGCTCGAAGAGGACGCCCTCGGAGTAGACGGCGCGCAGGTCGAGTCCGACCTCTTTCGGCTCGATGCCGAGCTCGACGAGGACGTTCGCGAGGTCGTCGTCGACGACCTCGCCCTCCTCCAGCACGGTCGAGTCCTCGGTCACCTTGATCGAGCCGTCCTGAATGCGGGCGGCCGCGCCCACGGTCTGGAGCTCACCGACGAACGGTCCCGGGTCGACGCCGGTGTCGCCCTCGGGGATCACGATGTCGTTGGGGGCCACCTCGCCCGCGTTGATCGGGGCGGGGGTCTTCGAGGCTTCGAGCTGCTTGAAGAGGCCGAACGGGTTGTCGTTGGTGCCGACGAGCGCCACCTGACCGCTGACGTACTCGGTCAGCGCCTCGACGCCGTCGTCGACCTCCTCGAGCGCCCGGTTCGTGAGCGTGTTGCGGCTCATGCGGACGGCCGCCGAGCCGTGAAGCTCCCGGCGCATGGCCTGGAGCTGCCGGCTGGGGATGCCGGCCACGCCGACGATCCCGACGGACTGGTAGGAGTCGATGAACTCGACGAGCTCAGCGACCTCCTCGCGTTTCCACTCGGGGATCGTCTCGGTCTTGCGGGCCGAGCTCATACGGGCACCTCCTTCGCGGGACCCATCGTGGTCTTCACGTAGATCCCGTCGATGTTGAGCGGGCCCTTCTCGAGGTCTGCTTCGAGTCGCCGGATGATGACGTCGATGTTGTCCGAAATCGCGTCGGCGCCCATGTCCTCGGCGCCGACGCGGGTGTGGAACGTGCGCCGGTCGCGCGACCGGAGCTGCACCGTGTTCTTCATCCGGTTGACTGTGTCGACGATGTCGTCGTCCGGCTGCAGTGGGGTAGGCATCTTCCCGCGCGGACCGAGGACGGTACCGAGGTACCGACCGATGTCCTGCATCAGGTTGGCCTCCGCGACGAAGAAGTCGGTATCGTCGGCCAGGTCCTTTGCGCGGTCGTCGTCGTCTCCTAAGTCTTCGAGGTCGTCGCTGTCGAGCACTTCGTCAGCGACCTCCTCTGCGCGGACGGCGGTTTCGCCCTCCGCGAAGACGACGATCTGTGTCTCCTGCCCCGTTCCAGCCGGCAGCACGACGGACTCGTCGATACGGTTCGACGGATCGTTGAGGTCGAGGTCTCGCAGATTGATCGCGATGTCCACGGTCTCGCGGAAGTTCCGCTCGGGCGCATCGTCGAGTGCGAGGGTTACGGCCTCTTGTATTGTGTCTGCCATTTTCACCTCCGTAGTACGCAGGTCGCTCCTACGGGTCAGTGAAACAGGCGAAGCCTGTCTCATCGGAAAGTGGTTCATCGGAGGTTTAAAAGCGTCGAACCGCCGGTCGGCGTGTGAACCGGAGCCAGGGCCGCTCCGCGGCGGTCGCGCGGTCGAGTTGA
The sequence above is a segment of the Halorubrum sp. 2020YC2 genome. Coding sequences within it:
- a CDS encoding 50S ribosomal protein L10, which translates into the protein MSSARKTETIPEWKREEVAELVEFIDSYQSVGIVGVAGIPSRQLQAMRRELHGSAAVRMSRNTLTNRALEEVDDGVEALTEYVSGQVALVGTNDNPFGLFKQLEASKTPAPINAGEVAPNDIVIPEGDTGVDPGPFVGELQTVGAAARIQDGSIKVTEDSTVLEEGEVVDDDLANVLVELGIEPKEVGLDLRAVYSEGVLFEPDELEIDVDEYRADVQSAAAAARNLSVNAAYPTAATAGTLLAKASGEAKSVGLFAEIESPDVVPDLIGKADAQLRALASQIDDEEALPEELQGVEAAPATEPAADDDAEEEQADEDTEDAEETDDADDADDDDDGGDGGDGLGAMFG
- a CDS encoding 50S ribosomal protein L1, encoding MADTIQEAVTLALDDAPERNFRETVDIAINLRDLDLNDPSNRIDESVVLPAGTGQETQIVVFAEGETAVRAEEVADEVLDSDDLEDLGDDDDRAKDLADDTDFFVAEANLMQDIGRYLGTVLGPRGKMPTPLQPDDDIVDTVNRMKNTVQLRSRDRRTFHTRVGAEDMGADAISDNIDVIIRRLEADLEKGPLNIDGIYVKTTMGPAKEVPV